The DNA sequence TCGTCTAAACTGATCCTGATCATCTTCCCATTTTTCTTAAATTTCGGTCAGTTCAGGTAAGCTTCAAATGAAGCTGATTCTGTAACCTCTGAAATATCATTCACTTGCAGGTTCCTGTACCGAGGTGATCGAGGACACCGGCACTTCGGAATTACCAATGGCAACGTAGGCTTTGCTATCGCGTACGAAAGCACGTTCCACTACACCGGACACCGAGTTATCGGAACTGTCCTGCCCTTCTACCTGCTTACCGATCAGACCGGCGGCCTGAGTCAGCGACTGGCCGGAGGTTATTTCTTTCAGCGTATCTGACAACTCGATATTCGACTGAAGTTCCCGCATGCTGGAAATCTGCCCCAGAAGCTCTTCATTCCCCATCGGATTTGTCGGATCCTGGTTCTGCAACTCGGTAATCAGCAACTTCATGAAATTATCGGCGGTCAAACCATTAAAACCGACTTCATCGGCATCAACCACCTTCACGTTTGTGGAACTGCTGGCTCCACTGCTTCCGCTCACTGCATCGACTGCCATCCTGGCAACTCCTTAAATTCCGTTAACAAGGGGGGGCACCATTAGATCTGAACGTCGATTTCTTCGACGTTCTCGGTAGCGACTCCCTGCGATCGGGTCACATGGGGTCGGTTCTGTTCTTCCTGTTCGACATCCTCACGCTGTATGGTTTCGTCAGCAAACGCACGCTCATCGTGACCCTGCTCTGCATCC is a window from the Gimesia benthica genome containing:
- a CDS encoding flagellar hook capping FlgD N-terminal domain-containing protein; protein product: MAVDAVSGSSGASSSTNVKVVDADEVGFNGLTADNFMKLLITELQNQDPTNPMGNEELLGQISSMRELQSNIELSDTLKEITSGQSLTQAAGLIGKQVEGQDSSDNSVSGVVERAFVRDSKAYVAIGNSEVPVSSITSVQEPASE